The following proteins are encoded in a genomic region of Aquifex aeolicus VF5:
- a CDS encoding OmpA/MotB family protein: MAYKKKEECPKPPAWLTSFSDLMSLLLTFFILLYAMSTLEIPALEKFLSYFRKNPELYPPKNSVVPPITHPKDYAVKIKKRISKVLPPWAYQVVVAEEYIKLRLFDRIFFENGDYKLTEKGRKTLEEIAPLLIALSDEISSIRVEGHVGPTVEIKNPIIRNKWELAGRRATEVIRYLENRGVPHDKLVAVSYGDKRPLYRWRQSVLIERNNRVEINIYVKREKK, translated from the coding sequence ATGGCTTACAAGAAGAAGGAAGAGTGTCCAAAACCGCCAGCTTGGCTCACTTCCTTTTCCGACTTAATGTCCCTGCTTCTTACATTTTTCATACTCTTGTACGCCATGAGTACCCTTGAGATACCCGCCCTTGAAAAGTTTTTATCTTACTTCAGGAAAAATCCAGAACTTTATCCTCCTAAGAATTCCGTTGTCCCTCCTATTACTCATCCGAAGGATTACGCGGTCAAGATAAAAAAACGTATAAGTAAGGTTTTGCCTCCCTGGGCTTATCAGGTTGTAGTTGCGGAAGAATACATAAAACTCAGACTTTTTGACAGGATTTTCTTTGAAAACGGCGATTATAAGTTAACAGAAAAGGGAAGAAAAACCCTTGAAGAAATAGCCCCTCTTTTGATAGCTCTTTCTGACGAAATTTCCAGTATAAGGGTGGAAGGGCACGTTGGCCCTACGGTAGAAATAAAAAATCCAATTATTAGAAACAAGTGGGAACTCGCGGGCAGAAGGGCAACCGAAGTTATCCGTTACCTCGAAAACAGAGGCGTTCCCCACGATAAACTCGTTGCGGTATCCTACGGCGACAAACGTCCCCTTTACAGGTGGCGCCAGAGCGTCCTGATTGAAAGGAACAACAGAGTGGAGATAAACATTTACGTAAAGAGAGAAAAGAAGTAG